From a region of the bacterium genome:
- a CDS encoding dicarboxylate/amino acid:cation symporter, translated as MPKAPLAQHTKIFIGLAVGVSLGLAANFFFDDYPELDWLLRNVISPLGQVFLRIIFMAVIPLIFSALALGVAELGDVRQLGRIGAKTFAYTLIATTLSVVIGLVLVNTVQPGKGLTDAQRQSLMSTISTSTVSKTVENAQAAKTPVQMLLDIIPKNPLADAVGAFDENYRGGGILALMFFSLFVGIALALVRSERTVVFEQWLQGLYDVVMKIIDIAMKLAPIGVAALVFAVTARLGVNVVLLLGKFVLVVLAGLAIQMFVVYSVLLKYGARVSPWKFFTRIEEVIITAFSTSSSNVTLPTALRVTEEKLHVPGRISRFVLTLGSTANQNGTALYEGVTVIFLAQFFGVDLTVSQQVMVVLAAVLAGIGTAGVPGGSLPVIVLVLQSVGVPGEAIGVIFGVDRILDMSRTVLNVTGDITAAMYVARSEGTEIQLD; from the coding sequence CGAAAATTTTCATCGGCCTGGCCGTCGGCGTATCTCTTGGCCTTGCAGCCAATTTCTTCTTCGACGATTATCCGGAACTGGATTGGCTGCTGCGCAATGTCATCTCCCCGCTCGGGCAGGTGTTCCTGCGCATCATTTTCATGGCGGTCATTCCGCTGATCTTCTCCGCGCTCGCGCTCGGAGTCGCCGAACTGGGCGACGTGCGGCAGCTTGGCCGCATCGGCGCCAAGACCTTTGCCTATACGCTCATTGCCACCACGCTTTCGGTGGTTATCGGCCTGGTGCTGGTGAATACCGTGCAGCCGGGCAAGGGCCTGACCGATGCCCAGCGGCAATCGCTGATGAGCACCATCAGCACCTCCACAGTGAGCAAAACCGTGGAGAACGCGCAGGCGGCCAAGACGCCGGTGCAAATGCTGCTGGATATTATTCCCAAGAATCCGCTGGCCGATGCCGTGGGCGCGTTCGATGAGAACTATCGCGGCGGCGGCATTCTGGCGCTGATGTTCTTTTCGCTGTTCGTGGGCATTGCGCTGGCGCTGGTCCGCAGCGAACGCACCGTGGTCTTCGAGCAGTGGCTGCAAGGGCTCTATGATGTGGTGATGAAGATTATCGACATCGCCATGAAGCTTGCGCCCATCGGCGTGGCGGCGCTGGTGTTCGCCGTCACCGCGCGGCTCGGCGTCAACGTGGTGCTGCTGCTGGGCAAGTTCGTGCTGGTGGTGCTGGCGGGCCTGGCGATTCAGATGTTCGTGGTCTACTCCGTGCTGCTGAAGTACGGCGCGCGCGTCAGCCCGTGGAAATTTTTCACGCGGATCGAAGAGGTGATCATCACCGCCTTTTCCACCAGTTCGAGCAACGTCACGCTGCCCACCGCGCTGCGCGTGACCGAAGAGAAGCTGCACGTGCCGGGCCGCATCAGCCGTTTTGTGCTGACGCTGGGCAGCACGGCCAATCAGAACGGCACCGCGCTCTATGAGGGCGTCACCGTGATCTTCCTCGCGCAGTTTTTCGGTGTGGACCTGACCGTGTCCCAGCAGGTGATGGTGGTGCTGGCCGCGGTGCTGGCGGGAATCGGCACGGCGGGCGTTCCCGGCGGATCGCTGCCAGTGATTGTGCTGGTGTTGCAATCCGTCGGCGTTCCGGGGGAAGCCATTGGCGTGATCTTCGGCGTGGACCGCATTCTGGATATGTCCCGCACGGTGCTGAACGTCACCGGCGACATCACCGCCGCCATGTATGTTGCCCGCAGCGAGGGCACGGAAATTCAGTTGGATTAA
- the pyk gene encoding pyruvate kinase yields the protein MSPRAVKIIATVGPASVSDESLSALIAAGVNLFRFNFAHGTREAHAARMRKVKELAQHAGRPVGILADISGPKIRLGKLPGDAAVLVEGEHVTFCGLEAGECVWPVQLSHFDEYVHPGDPIYIADGTRRLLAVSCQNGSVEAVVQVGGPVVSFKGINLPNLRKPLPTVGEKDLLDTECALDAGADWIGLSFVGAPEDAAPIRDLMARKGVRRKVLAKLERRQALDRIEEIVIAFDGVMVARGDLGIEVEFEKVPVIQDRIVRAARAHGKPVIVATQILTSMIHNPRPTRAEVTDIAYAVAGGADALMLSEETAIGDFAVQAVETVAKVACEAETMGTDDPPVLHRVHKEETALAHTAAILAKDVGATVIVCATRSGNAARAVARFRPRAPIVVVSDVPEVLGGLTLYRGVHPCFGPLGDSLDARIHSALIEAARLKFAKAGDAVVIVGGVPPGSGRTNLLLTEAMPEI from the coding sequence TTGTCACCACGCGCCGTAAAGATTATCGCCACCGTCGGCCCGGCTTCTGTTTCCGATGAGAGTCTGTCCGCGCTGATTGCCGCGGGCGTAAACCTGTTCCGCTTCAATTTCGCCCACGGCACGCGCGAAGCCCACGCGGCACGGATGCGAAAAGTCAAGGAACTCGCGCAGCATGCGGGGCGGCCCGTTGGCATCCTCGCCGACATTTCCGGCCCCAAGATCCGTCTCGGGAAACTCCCCGGCGACGCCGCGGTGCTCGTCGAAGGCGAGCACGTCACCTTCTGCGGTCTGGAAGCCGGCGAGTGCGTCTGGCCCGTGCAGTTATCGCACTTCGACGAGTATGTCCATCCCGGCGATCCGATTTATATTGCCGACGGCACGCGCCGCCTGCTGGCGGTGTCCTGCCAGAACGGCTCCGTGGAAGCCGTCGTTCAAGTGGGCGGCCCGGTGGTCAGTTTTAAGGGGATCAATCTTCCCAATCTGCGCAAGCCGCTGCCCACGGTCGGGGAGAAAGATCTGCTCGACACCGAGTGCGCGCTGGATGCCGGAGCGGACTGGATCGGTTTGAGTTTTGTCGGCGCGCCGGAGGATGCCGCGCCGATCCGCGATCTCATGGCGCGCAAAGGGGTGCGGCGCAAAGTGCTGGCCAAACTGGAGCGGCGGCAGGCACTGGACCGGATTGAAGAAATCGTCATCGCCTTCGACGGCGTGATGGTGGCGCGCGGTGATCTGGGCATTGAAGTGGAATTCGAAAAAGTGCCCGTCATTCAGGATCGCATCGTGCGGGCGGCGCGCGCCCATGGCAAACCCGTGATCGTGGCCACGCAGATCTTGACGTCCATGATTCACAATCCGCGCCCCACGCGCGCGGAGGTCACCGACATTGCCTATGCGGTGGCCGGCGGAGCGGATGCCTTGATGCTCTCGGAAGAGACCGCCATCGGTGACTTTGCGGTGCAGGCCGTGGAAACCGTAGCCAAGGTAGCGTGCGAGGCCGAGACCATGGGCACTGACGATCCGCCCGTGCTGCACCGGGTCCACAAGGAAGAGACCGCGCTGGCGCACACCGCGGCGATACTGGCCAAAGATGTCGGCGCCACGGTGATCGTCTGCGCCACACGCAGCGGCAACGCCGCGCGCGCGGTGGCCCGTTTCCGCCCGCGCGCTCCGATTGTGGTGGTGTCCGATGTGCCCGAAGTGCTGGGAGGGCTCACGCTCTACCGTGGCGTTCATCCCTGTTTCGGACCGCTGGGAGATTCGCTCGACGCGCGCATTCATAGCGCACTCATCGAAGCCGCGCGGTTGAAGTTTGCCAAGGCGGGAGATGCCGTGGTGATCGTCGGCGGAGTTCCGCCGGGGTCGGGCCGCACCAATCTGCTGCTGACGGAA